DNA sequence from the Tachysurus fulvidraco isolate hzauxx_2018 chromosome 1, HZAU_PFXX_2.0, whole genome shotgun sequence genome:
TAATAAATATGTCTGACACACTCGGGTTACACACAACTATATGGTCGGAGCTCACCTGGGCCTTTACCTGTCCCAGAAACACACGcctttatgtgtatgtttagagtgtgtgtgtgtgtgtgtgtgtgtgtgtgcgcgtgtgtgtgtgttttagatggGATATGATGGCTTATTCTTCGGCCGCTTGGATTATCAGGATAAAGCACGCAGAATGAAGAtgaaagagatggagatggtGTGGAGAGCGAGTGAGAGCCTAGAACCACCGACTGCTGACCTCTTCACtggtagacacacacacatacacacacatacacactctcttcTGATGTCATGATATTTGATTTGGATGAAGAAGGATGTCTACAAATACTGTGTTTATAGGAATTCTTCCTAATGGTTATAACCCACCTGTGGGGTTCTGTTGGGATCAGTCCTGCTCTGACGCACCAGTGCAGGACGACCCGGACCTCCAGGGCTACAACGTGGACCAACTAGTGGAAACTTTCATTAACATCTCCTATACCCAGGTGAGGACGGGGGAGTTTCttacagtttacagtgtggatcacAAGGCTGGTGtctaaaactgtgtgtgtgcgtgtgtgtgcgtgtgcgtgtgtgtgcgtgtgtgtgtgtgtgcgtgtgcgtgtgtgtgtgtgtgtgtgtgtctcacaggCTGAGAAATACAAGACGAATCACATCGTCATGACGATGGGATCTGATTTTCAGTATGAGAACGCCATCCCATGGTATAAGAACATGGACAAACTGATCCACTATGTTAATGCCAAGCAGGTGGGAGGAAGCAAAGTCCATGTGCTTTACTCCACACCTTCATGTTACCTACAGGAACTCAACCTAGCTAACATCACCTGgtcagtttacacacacacacacacacacacgtatggcACAATGAGTCACTTATTACAGCTCATATTGACTGTATAACCTCTTTATTATTCTCACAGGCCGTCAAAGACAGATGATTTTTTCCCGTACGCTGATAACGCTCATGATTTCTGGACAGGTTACTTCACCAGTCGCCCTGCTCTCAAACACTACGAGAGACTCAGTAACAGCTTCTTACAGGTcaaacacacgcatgcacgcatgcacgcatacacgcatacacgcacgtatgcgcacacacacatgcacacacacacgtatacacacacgcacgcacacacacacgcatgcgcacacacgcacacatgctcgcatgcatacacatacacacacatgcgcatacaaacacacaaacacacacgtttgtaCACTAAACAGGAAGTTTGACTTAGGACTCTGTATATGTTGGAATAAAACTGCTGTTcggttgtcatggtaaccagGAAAGCTCTGGGATcagtgtgtgctctttgccCTTTAACacatctttatatttacattcgTCTCACAGACATGTAACCAGTTGGAGGTGCTCGGTGGCCCGAAGTCCACACATGGACCGTTTGGGGAGGGAGACAGCAACACATTGAGTAAGTTCATTAATTATTCACAGAAATGTTCTGGATCCTTATTGGCTGCTCTGTAATAGACACAACGGCTATCTGTCCAATTAGAGCATGCGATGGCTGTAGCGCAGCATCATGATGCAGTTTCAGGCACTGAAAAGCAGCACGTTGCCAACGACTATGCCAAGAGGCTCGCTATTGGCTCAGCACACTGCCAGGTGATAATGCTTCTGtcactgataataataatattaataattcatCAGATCCTGTTTATAAAAAAGGGAGAATCCTAaatgactgtggtgaggaaaaacaccCTCAGATGATTTGAGGAATGAACTATTAATTagtgctgataaagaccagaacatacagctgactgacacaacattggtacagaagaagacatgacagtctccgggtggcttcatacacaacaacccAATGAGACACTGATGACCATGTAGATCAATCCCTAGCAGGGTGACCACCgggtgacgagactccaaccaggggtagaacatcaggattgatgaagtagCTCCGTAAGAAGAGAAGATCAGTAAAAgtctagagccagaaggtgacacagacatgaggacttcctgggatgtaaagcgtcccaACACTTCACAGTCTGGTTTTATACATGATCTAGTTTTGTTCACCAGGTCCTCCTTCATTCTTAGTCCTTTTGCCATCTTGTGCCTCATCTGTTCTTTAGCCACCCAGTCTGGTCTCTCACCTCACCGCAGCAATGGAACTCCTGCAGCTTCTCAAGGTCAACCTTCACCTGCTGGTCACTTGGTTCTCTTCCCTAAGGTTTTCATACCGTATATTTGTAATTACAAAGGCAGTGCTGCTGCTTACTATTATTGATTATCCCTGTAGACTTTACCAGCTGTGGCATCACTAACAAGGCCGTCGACGAATGAGATTGGGCTCCAGAGATCTTTCCTTTAGGTCATGGAGGAATTCCAAAACAGAAGAGATTGAATGCTCTTTTGGCCTATTTCTTGCTTGTCTGATCCACACTTTCTTCTGTCTGATTGCTCAGCATGTTGCCTTTCCTGCTTGACTTGGCTGGTCAGCTGCATCCCGTGTCCTCCTCTCAAGTCTTTGCCAGTcttggagatgatgatgatgtccaAGTAGGATTTCATTAGTGTTCCTTTTCCATGGATCAGCCTGAACTGGGTATATGGTGAAAATATATCTCTGGCACCTACAAAGACTGTGGTTCAGTCCAAAACCCTAGATAGTGTGACTCTGGGGCAGACACCAGGACCTTGGATTTTTGATCTGGATTCTCCACTGCAGTCAGTTTCTGTGATGAAGGTGTGTCCCTCAAGCTGCAGTTACATTCCCTTTCCACTGATTTTGATCTGCTAAATCGGGTAGATCCCCTGGAATAGTTGTGTgtaggatgaggatgaggttcccctttgagtctggttcctctcaaggtttcttcctcttccatctaagggagtttttcctccccacagtcacctgtcacctcagacttgctcattagagataaatacacacacataaatacatctaatattaaagttttgtgttacatttcttatgttctgtgaagctgctttgagttgAACTGTAGTGGACGTTCCTTCTGTCACACCCTCATCACTGTATcctgttctgtctctctgtaggtGTTGGTCAGCAACTCTCTTGCACTTCTCAGCGGCTCTAATGTGCCACGTGTCTTCTGTGAGAACCTCAACATaagtgtgtgtcccattactgAAAGCAGCAAACAGGTAACACCCACGATGACACGCTGACGACCTGCAGAGCCTAACGGTAACTCAGGCCATGCTGCAGTGTCTCAGCCCTGAAACCTCCAGAACATAATCTCCTGCGATGCTGCTGACATCTTTGTTCTCAACACTTTAGTATTTCACCGCTAATGTGTCTTTATCTCTCAGTTCTTGCTGAACGTGTATAATCCCCTCGCTCGTCCTGTGGGCTGGTCGGTTCACCTTCCTGTGAACGGATCCGTGTACAACGTCACCGACTCAGACGGCACCCCTGTGGACAATCAGGTGTGATTCAGATCTTTTTAACAGACAGGTTGTTTAAGACAAGTGTGAGATGTCTTATTTTAACCACcatctctgtccgtctctcagGTGATTCCTGTTTCCAAGGCGACACAGGATTTGAGGCGGGATCGTGGTTCTGCTCAATTCGAGTTGGTCTTTCAAGTTCAGGCTCCTCCAATGGGCTTCAGCACTTACACCATCACTCTGGTGCAGGACAGCCCTGCCCCGGCCCCACCCAAACCTGGAGCTCCAACCTCCATCCAAAATAAGGTGGACACACAGTCCCTCCATCCAGAGCCTAAATCACTGCCAGGATAGAACCCAGTACCCACATTGTACCCAGAAGCAACTCAGAAGCTTGTGGTCCTACATCCAACAGTCCCTCTATGCAGAACCTATAAAGAACCCATCGTTTACCCAGAACTAGGTCCTAAAACCACTTAAACCAGGTGCATTGTGGGTGATGTGTCCTATTCCTCAGTGTACATAgtgtattatatacattatattgtgtgtgtgtgtgtgtgtgtgtgtgtgtgtgtgtgattacagtgtagtgtattaatAAGTGGTGCACTATAGTGTGGTTATGGACAAAGTCAGTGTGCGTTCTTTGTGTTTTAGTACCTGAAGGTGACCTTTGACACACAAACAGGACTGCTTAGTGGTCTGACCAACCTGGAAACACAACAGACCATCAAACTCATGCAGAACTTTTACTGGTGTgacacacgaacacacatacacattaatgTTGTTACTGAGGATTAGTTGAAAACCTGACACGCAAGCCCATCTTttgtgcatcagtgtgtattTGAtctaagtgtgtgtctgtgtgtgtctgtgtgtgtctgtgtgtgtctgtgtgtgcgtgtgtgtgtttgattacaGGTACAATGCAAGTGTTGGCAATTCAGAGAGTGTTCAGACGTCAGGAGCTTATATTTTCAGACCAAACTCAACAACAcccattattattaacacaaagCCTGAAGTCACCAcactgcaggtaacacacacacacacacacacacactcacacacacacacacactcttactgtttaTAACTTTGTGTACAGAACTCTGTGGTACAGGAGGTGAGACAGTGGTTCAGTCCGTGGGTGTCTCAGGTTGTACGTCTATATGCTGAGAGCAAATACCTTGAGCTCGAGTGGACAGTAGGACCCATACCAGTCaggtgaggacacacacacacactctcacacacactctcacactctctctcacacacagtaataattaGATAAAAAGCACAACATACTAAAACACCTAGAATATCACactgatcctgtgtgtgtgtgtgtgtgtgtgtgtgtgtgtgtgtgtgtgtgtgtgtgtacacgctcAGGGATTTGTTTGGAAAGGAGGTGATCACTCGGTTGGACTCAAGCATTGAGACAGAGGGATATTTCTACACTGACTCTAACGGCAGAGAGATCCTACAGAGACGGTAACAAtaacacagtcacagtgatcacacacacacacacacacacgcacagtacAGCTCGGGTCACATAATCCTTCTCTGTCCAATCAGGAAAGACTATCGCCCCACATGGGACCTGAAGCAGACGGAGCCAGTTGCAGGGAATTATTATCCAATCAACACTCGTGCTTTTATAAAGGTGTGTGCTTCACAGCTTCTagaatattcatttatttaaataatgactaaatattgaaataatgtatgtgtgtgtgtgtaggataaACAGAATCAGCTGACTGTAGTGACTGATCGTTCTCAGGGCATCAGCAGCATTTATAATGGTTCCCTAGAGATCATGGTAATTAATTCAGGCTCCACaccaacactacaacacacaccttgTTCTACACATGTTcagatgcatgtgtgtgtgtatgtgtgtgtgtgtatgtgtgtgtgtgtgttgtcgtgTGCCAGGTGCACAGGCGTTTGCTGTGTGATGATTATCGAGGCGTGGGTGAGGCGCTCTCGGAGCCAGGAGATTACAATGACGGACTCTCTGTGCGTGGACGCTTGCTCTTGGCTCTGACTCCGCCCAGCACCTCGGCCGACACCCACCGCCCCCTCGGCCAAGAGATGGTGTTCCAGCCAACCCTGTCCTTCCAGCAGGGGGCACCACAGAGCACCACACCAAAGGTACatcatatacacaacatatgCTACATGgtataaatatacaaatcatCACACCTGACTGCCCCCCCCTTCCCTCAGTTCTCAGGCTTGAGCTCAGCACTGCCCCCTGCTGTTCATGTGCTAACTCTGTCTCAGTGGGATCaggattctgtgctgctgaGGCTGGAGCATCAGTACGAGCGCTCAGAGAGCCAAGTTCACTCTCAGCCGGTCACAGTCAGTCTGCAGGTAACACACCAGCTTTACAGTCTGTGGAACAGTATTCAGCATCAGCACCATCGTCCTGAAGGAGAAGGTTCTTCATCTGTCTAAGGCAAAGTGCGCACAAGCACCAGCCCTCCTTTTGGGGTGGTCTAACCTTACACAGGAAGTTCTAGATGTTTGGTGGCAGTTGTTTGTGCAAAATGTGGCACAGGCAGTTATTACACTTAGGGCAGTAACTTTCACCCCGGTGGTGTTCACTGATGGTTCTCAGTGTTCTGTAGTTCCTCGTGTTTGTTGATGATCCGCTATGAGTATCAGAAATGATGATTCCTATGATGTCATCTACAGCTACTTCATTTGACCATTAAAATAGTAGATTCACTAAACCCCACTGTGACctctgaccgtgtgtgtgtgtgtgtgtgtagaaaatgtTTTCCACTCTGGAGctagtgggtgtgtctgagatGAGTCTGGGAGCCAATCAGTGGAAAGAGGATGTGAATCGCATGCAGTGGAAGCTCAACAAAagtatggacacacacacacacacagagaatgatttataaatatatttcctaCACACTAACATTAGATGTTTAGAATCCTTCACATCCATTTACATTAAAACTGTTGTGCTGTAGGTGAGGCAGCGGCGCCCCTGCGTGAGCGTGTGGGAGACCCCTCACCCTGGGAGATAACACT
Encoded proteins:
- the man2b1 gene encoding lysosomal alpha-mannosidase, whose product is MMKVTHHFRVRLPVTRTHSHVTVLLCFIMAARGLFPLAVFLLLCPAAGVWCFPGVREPVCGYKSCPATKPSMLNVHLVPHTHDDVGWLKTVDQYYYGGRNEIQHAGVQYILDSVVSELQKDPARRFIYVETAFFYRWWKNQDEETRNIVTQLVEQGRLEFVNGGWCMSDEASTHYSAVIDQMTLGLRFLNDTFGHCGRPRVAWHIDPFGHAREHASMFAQMGYDGLFFGRLDYQDKARRMKMKEMEMVWRASESLEPPTADLFTGILPNGYNPPVGFCWDQSCSDAPVQDDPDLQGYNVDQLVETFINISYTQAEKYKTNHIVMTMGSDFQYENAIPWYKNMDKLIHYVNAKQVGGSKVHVLYSTPSCYLQELNLANITWPSKTDDFFPYADNAHDFWTGYFTSRPALKHYERLSNSFLQTCNQLEVLGGPKSTHGPFGEGDSNTLKHAMAVAQHHDAVSGTEKQHVANDYAKRLAIGSAHCQVLVSNSLALLSGSNVPRVFCENLNISVCPITESSKQFLLNVYNPLARPVGWSVHLPVNGSVYNVTDSDGTPVDNQVIPVSKATQDLRRDRGSAQFELVFQVQAPPMGFSTYTITLVQDSPAPAPPKPGAPTSIQNKYLKVTFDTQTGLLSGLTNLETQQTIKLMQNFYWYNASVGNSESVQTSGAYIFRPNSTTPIIINTKPEVTTLQNSVVQEVRQWFSPWVSQVVRLYAESKYLELEWTVGPIPVRDLFGKEVITRLDSSIETEGYFYTDSNGREILQRRKDYRPTWDLKQTEPVAGNYYPINTRAFIKDKQNQLTVVTDRSQGISSIYNGSLEIMVHRRLLCDDYRGVGEALSEPGDYNDGLSVRGRLLLALTPPSTSADTHRPLGQEMVFQPTLSFQQGAPQSTTPKFSGLSSALPPAVHVLTLSQWDQDSVLLRLEHQYERSESQVHSQPVTVSLQKMFSTLELVGVSEMSLGANQWKEDVNRMQWKLNKSEAAAPLRERVGDPSPWEITLNPMEIRTFLLRVRNK